AAGTAATTTGCTGACGGGAAACATGCTAAAGTAAGACGCCTTCGAGTATGGCTACAGGCAATGTAAGAGGTCAATTGCATTTTTATGTCCatgaaatcatttttaaagtattttttatttaaacttcaTCAGTTCAACCAGTTATTTAGAATATGCTACATAGATATGTACTTTTAGGAGGGAAAATCGAGCAACTTACGAAAAGATGTAATTGGAGGTGATGAAAAGCTAGATAAAAAGCCCTCAGTTACAGCATCAGCTGATAGGAATAGTGATAAAAACTTAGATTTACCAACCATCACCAGGAAAGATAACAAAAGTTCTGTAACTCGCGACTCGGTTATAAAAAGTAGACACAGAGAGAATGATGAGCAGAGATACTCAGATTCTAATATGGTGACAGATTCCTCGGACTCGGGTGCTGTAAACAAAGAAAACAAAACTTCGCATTCCAGAGGTGcaaaaataaaacttgattCACCCGAAATAATGGCTGACACGCTGCTACAGGTACTTGTTTTGCTTTTCGGCTTTCATCTCCTTTCAGAGTAAAAAGAATTTAACAAAACTTTTTAGGGTACATGAAAAAGGCATTGTTTAACACTATTTCatactatttttaaaattatttcttgtAAATGTAGcaacttttgataaaaatttcttatttgaAAACTTTAATATGATAGAAGTACAAATACTAGCTGATGAAACAGCTGTGGCTTGCTAGCCATCAGTATAGATATTTAATCTTGCACTGAGTTATATTGCCACTTACTCTAACTGAAACTCTAAACTGGACTTGCCTTTCTACAACCACTTTTAGCGTTGAGTTGTCAGCTCCTACATAGAAAACTATCACTGGTGGAATGATAGCATCCTTATACTAATTCTGCTGCTCGCTCGCTGATATAGTGTTATTAGAATCAATAACAGTCCTTGATGTTGCTGTTGATTTATGGTGATGTGAAACAACAaggatattaaaaaaaattacatttattctTGGTTACTGactttttgattttatttagtTGTAAGTAAATTTCACACTTCAATGCTAAAAAATCAGAGCAGATTGTGTGGAAAATGATAAGACGGTAAATAAATAGTATTTAAGAATTAAATTCTTATGATACAATGATAACCTAGTTACGGTTTAGGACAGATATAATGTCTGGTGTGTTCAGTGACTTGTCTTGTGGGGTGCAAATATGATGTGGGTGGTTGGGTAAGTGAGCGTAGATATGATGTGGGTCGTTTGGTAAGTGAGTGTAGATATGATGTGGGTGGTTGGGTAAGTGAGTGTAGATATGATGTGGGCGGTTGGGTAAGTGAGTGTAGATATGATGTGGGTGGTTGGGTAACTGAGTGTAGATATGATGTGAGTGGTTGGGTAAGTGAGTGTAGATATGATGTGGGTGGTTGGGTAAGTGAGTGTAGATATGATGTGAGTGGTTGGGTAAGTGAGTGTAGATATGATGTGAGTGGTTGGGTAAGTGAGTGTAGATATGATGTGGGTGGTTGGGTAACTGAGTGTAGATATGATGTGAGTGGTTGGGTAAGTGAGTGTAGATATGATGTGAGTGGTTGGGTAAGTGAGTGTAGATATGATGTGGGTGGTTGGGTAAGTGAGTGTAGATATGATGTGGGTGGTTGGGTAACTGAGTGTAGATATGATGTGAGTGGTTGGGTAAGTGAGTGTAGATATGATGTGGGCGGTTGGGTAAGTGAGTGTAGATATGATGTGGGTGGTTGGGTAACTGAGTGTAGATATGATGTGAGTGGTTGGGTAACTGAGTGTAGATATGATGTGAGTGGTTGGGTAAGTGAGTGTAGATATGATGTGAGTGGTTGGGTAAGTGAGTGCAGATATGATGTGAGTGGTTGGGTAACTGAGTGTAGATATGATGTGAGTGGTTGGGTAAGTGAGTGTAGATATGATGTGGGTGGTTGGGTAACTGAGTGTAGATATGATGTGAGTGGTTGGGTAAGTGAGTAGATATGATGTGGGCGGTTGGGTAAGTGAGTGTAGATATGATGTGGGTGGTTGGGTAACTGAGTGTAGATATGATGTGAGTGGTTGGGTAAGTGAGTGTAGATATGATGTGGGTCGTTGGGTAAGTGAACGTAGATATGATGTGAGTGGTTGGGTATGCAGGATAATCTGTTGAAGTAATTTAGGCAGCAGAAATTCAGAAATACGGAACATTTACTCAGCCCAATGACCTTCAATTGCTGGTCATGATTACTTTAttggtaataatttcatttcatatAGAAATGTTTTGATGTTTGTCAAATTATGTCAttcaacaatagtaaaacaaaaaccaaaaaaccaaaaagggaaacagttagccactaaaatgGAATAAACaatttgacaaatagtgtttaaaatgccttacTCTGCTAAAAGAACAAATATTAGGTAGAAGATTGCTAAAGcgctggcaatgatattttcaaaatacagGTCATAGTTGTCCTAACTTAAAAACCTTTACTTGATGACTTGTATAGTGATTTACATTAGATTCGAAGCTTGCGAGTGTCTAAAGGTGGAATTAAATCACTGATTTGGGAATGGCTCATTGCTGGTGTATTGAATCACCACCAAAGCCATAAACTCTGCAATTTAAAAACAGATTTACCACAATTTACTCCACTACAATACGAAAAGTAAccattttatgaaaaaattacCAACACAAACCTTTTGCTATTTTCAAAAAACACTCACAGAGCTCATTCGAATAGCCCAACCAAACCAATTAACAGAATAACTGTCAAAACGTTCTGCTCAGAAGAATTCAAAAACCGTAGCGCCAGCTTGGATGGAAGATAAATACCAAGAGTAAAAACATGTGGAGACACAACGCTGGCCACCAGAGAGTTTGATTCCCTTGCCAAACTACCACTACAGTTGATGAACACACCACAGGTCGAAACAACTCTCGTGGCTCATTGGACCCAAACACAACGATGTTATAATTGATGACAATAAAGCTGGTGAGTAAGAAAATGAATTGTACAGACA
Above is a window of Watersipora subatra chromosome 3, tzWatSuba1.1, whole genome shotgun sequence DNA encoding:
- the LOC137390547 gene encoding uncharacterized protein; amino-acid sequence: MFRISEFLLPKLLQQIILHTQPLTSYLRSLTQRPTSYLHSLTQPLTSYLHSVTQPPTSYLHSLTQPPTSYLLTYPTTHIISTLSYPTTHIISTLTYPTTHIISTLSYPTTHIISALTYPTTHIISTLTYPTTHIISTLSYPTTHIISTLSYPTTHIISTLTYPTAHIISTLTYPTTHIISTLSYPTTHIISTLTYPTTHIISTLTYPTTHIISTLTYPTTHIISTLSYPTTHIISTLTYPTTHIISTLTYPTTHIISTLTYPTTHIISTLTYPTTHIISTLSYPTTHIISTLTYPTAHIISTLTYPTTHIISTLTYQTTHIISTLTYPTTHIIFAPHKTSH